In the Sandaracinus amylolyticus genome, CCGAGATCGCACGCGCGGCCGGCATGACGCCGGGCCTCCTCCACTATCACTTCGCGTCGAAGCAGGAGATCCTGCTCGCGCTCGTGGAGCGCCTCACCGCGACGCTCCAGGATCGCTTCGAGCGACGCGCCGAGCGAGCCGGGGACGATCCGCGGGCGCGCCTCTTCGCGCTGCTCGACGCGCACGTCGCGCTCGACGACGACGCCGATCCCGCGGCGGTCGCGAGCTGGGCCGCCATCGCGGCCGAGGCCGGGCACCAGCCCGAGGTGCGCGAGGTCTACGCGCGCGCCATCGCGAAGCAGCTCGACGCGATCGACGACCTCGTCTCCGCGACGCTGCGCGCGGAAGGTCGCGAGGTGCGCGGCGCGCGCCGCATCGCCGCGGGGCTGCTCGCCGCGATCGAGGGCGCGTATCGCATCGCGGCGTCGGCGCCCGGCGTGCTCCCCGAGGGCTTCGCCGCGCCGACGATCACGCGCATCGCGGAAGGTCTGCTGGCTTCGCAACCGAGGGCACGACGATGACTCGCACACGCCGTCTCCTGGTGCTCGGTGCGCTCTACTTCGCGCAGGGCCTCCCATTCGGGTTCTTCGTGCAGGCGCTGCCCGTCGTGCTCCGCGAGCGCGGCGTGTCGCTCTCGCTCATCGGGCTCTCGTCGTTGCTCGCGATGCCGTGGGCGCTCAAGCCGCTGGTCGCGCCGCTCGTCGATCGTGCGCGCACCCGTCGCGCGTGGATCGTCCCGCTGCAGATCACGAGCGCGCTCCTGCTCGCGCTCGCTGCGCTCGCGTCGCCCGAGGCGAGCCTGCCCGCGCTCTTCGCGATCGTCGCGCTGACGAACCTCGCTGCGGCGGCGCAAGACATCGCGACCGACGCGCTCGCGGTCGATCTCCTCCCCGCGGACGAGCGCGGGCTCGGCAACGGCCTGCAGGTCGCGGGCTATCGCGTCGGCATGATCGCGGGCGGCGGCGTGGTGCTCGGCGCGATGGCCCACATCGGCTGGGCACCGGCGATGCTCGCGCTCGGTGCGACCCTCGCGGTCGCGACCATCCCGCTGCTGATCACGCACGAGCCCGCGCGCACGCCCGCGCCGCCGCGTCCCACGATCACCGCGCTGCGGGAGGCCGCGTCGCGACCGGGTGCGCTGCGCTGGCTCCGCGTGCTCGTGCTCTTCAAGGCGGGCGAGGCGCTCGCCACCGCGATGGCGCGCCCGATGCTCGTCGATCGCGGGCTCGACGCGGGCGATCTCGCGGCGCTCCTCGGCGGCACCGGCTTCGCCGCGGGCCTCGCGGGCGCGCTGATCGGCGGCGCGCTCGTGCCGCGGCTCGGACGCCGTCGCGCCCTCGCGATCTTCGGCGCGCTGCAGATCGTAGGCATCGCGATGTGGCTCGTGCCCGCGACCGGCGTGCGCTCGCTCGTGACGCTGCACGTGGTCGTCGCGATCGAGCACGTCTTCGCCGGCATGGCCACCGCGGCGCTCTTCACGGCGATGATGGACGCGTGCCGTCCCGCGCACGCCGCGACCGACTATGCGCTTCAGGCGAGCGTCGTCGTGCTCGCGACCGGCGTCGCGTCGGCGCTCGGCGGCGTGAGCGCGGAGCACCTCGGCTACGTCGGTCACTTCGTGCTCGCGATCGTGCTCGCGGTGATCGGCCTCGCCGACGTCGTGCGCGTGCCGGTCGCGAGGTCGCCCTCGTTCGCGTGAAAGGAGCCTTCCTCCATGACGATCGCGGTCTACGCCGGCACCTTCGATCCGCTCACCGAGGGCCACGTCTCGGTGGTGCGACAGGCGGTGCGGCTCTTCGCGCACGTGCGCGTGCTCGTCGCGGTGCATCCGACCAAGAAGCCGCTCTTCACCGCCGACGAGCGCGTCGCGATGATCCGCGAGGCGCTCGCGATGATGCCCACCGTGAGCGTCGCGTGGACGAGCTCGCTCGTGATCGATCACGCCCGCGCGATCGGCGCGACCCACCTGGTGCGCGGCCTGCGCGATGCGGCCGACGCGGCGTGGGAGACCGATCTCGCGCGGCAGAATCGCGAGCTCGCGCCCGATCTCAGCACGATCATGCTGCCCGCCGAGGCCCACCTCGCGAAGGTCTCGTCCTCGGAGCTCAAGGCGCGCGCGGCGCGCGGCGAGGATCTCGAGCCGTGGTGCCCGCCCTCGATCGCGTCGCACCTGCGCGCGCGGCTCGCGGAGGTCGCGCGATGAGACTCGTGCCGCTCGGCGTCGGTGATGCGTTCTCCGAGCGCTGGTACTCGACCTCGTTCGCGATCGAGAGCGAGGGCGCGCTGATCCTCGTCGACTGCCCGCACCCGATCCGCAAGATGCTGCGCGAGGCGCGCGAGACCTCGGGGCTCGATCTGCGGCTCGAGCGCGCGTCCGCGGTCGTGCTCACGCACCTGCACGCGGATCACGCGTCGGGGCTCGAGGGATACGGCTACTTCTCGCACTTCGCGCTCGGCACGAAGGCGCGGATCGTCGCGCATCCCGCGGTCATCGCGCGCGCCTGGGACGGGCACCTCGCGGCGGGCATGGAGCGGCTCGAGACCGCGTCGGGGCTGCGCGCGATGAAGTTCGACGACTACTTCGAGCACGTGCCGCTCGACACCACGCGCGCGATCACGATCGGTCCGTTCGAGATCGAGTGCCGCGGCACGCACCACCACGTGCCCACCACCGCGCTGAGGATCCGCGCCGGGGGTCGCTCGCTCGGTCTGTCCGCGGACACGTCGTTCGATCCCAAGCTGATCGCGTGGCTCGCGGAGGCGGACCTCGTCGTGCACGAGACCAACCTCGGGACCCACACGCCCTACGAGTCGCTCGCCGCCCTCGATCCCGCGCTGCGTGCGAAGATGCGGCTCGTGCACTTCCCCGACTCGTTCGACCTCGGCGCATCGAACATCGAGTGCCTCGAGCAGGGCCGCACCTACGAGGTCTGATGCGACGACGCGCGACGCTCCGGACGCTCGGCCTCGCGACGCTCGCGGCGCGAACGCTCGGCGTCGCGCCGATGCTCGGCGGCTGCGGCGACGACGAAGCGCCGCCCCGCGCGACGATCACGTTGGGCCCATGGCCGGTGATGCCGACCGCGCGATCGATCGCGATCTGGTGCGAGGCCGGTGTCGCGCCGGACGACGTGGAGATCGTCGGTGTCGGCACCGCGCCCTTCGTGATGATCGGCGAAGGCCTCTTCCTCGCGCGCGTCGAGGGATTGATGCCCGACACCGAGCATCGCTTCGTCGTGCGCGCCGACGTGACGCACGAAGGAACGTTCCGCACGATGCCCGAGCGCGACGGCCTGGTGCGCCTCGCGATCGGCGCGGACATCCACCCGCAGAGCGCGCCCTACGTCGCGTTCGATCGCATCCGCGCGCTCTCGCCGCACCTCTATCTCGGGCTCGGTGACCAGATCTACGCCGACATCGATCCCACCGGTCCGGCGCTCCCGACGCGCGAGTCGTACGAAGAACTCTATCGGCGCACCTGGGACGACGACGCGCTGCGCGCGTGCTGGGCGAACGTTCCGACGCTGCTCGTGTGGGACGACCACGAGACGTGGAACGACTTCGACAACACCCTCGACGACGAGCGCGCCGACGTCGCGCGCGATGCCTACGAGCGCATGCAGCGCTCGCGCTCTCCGAGCGACGACGCGTGGACGATCCTCGAGGCGGGTCCCGCGAGCCTCTTCGTGCTCGACACGCGCTCGTTCCGCTCGCCCAACGTGGCGCTCGACGGACCGCGCAAGACGATGCTCGGCGACGCCCAGCTCGCCGCGCTGATCGCGTGGCTCGAGACGAGCGACGCGCCGCTGCGCGTGATCGCGTCGCCCACGCCGCTCCATCGCTACGCCGACACCGGCCTCGACGCGTGGGCCCACGGCTTCACGTTCGAGCGCGACGTGATCCTGCGCGCGATCGAGGCGAACGATCCGAGCACGGTCCTGATCGTCAGCGGCGATCAGCACTGGCCCGCGGTCGTCGAGCTCCCGCTGCCCGGCGGCGGCACCGTGCTCGAGCTGCAGTGCACGCCGACCGCCGCGTTCTTCCGCGCCGCGCCGAT is a window encoding:
- a CDS encoding TetR/AcrR family transcriptional regulator; amino-acid sequence: MARPSNTGARRAEIVDALLRVLAERGWAAATTAEIARAAGMTPGLLHYHFASKQEILLALVERLTATLQDRFERRAERAGDDPRARLFALLDAHVALDDDADPAAVASWAAIAAEAGHQPEVREVYARAIAKQLDAIDDLVSATLRAEGREVRGARRIAAGLLAAIEGAYRIAASAPGVLPEGFAAPTITRIAEGLLASQPRARR
- a CDS encoding MFS transporter, with product MTRTRRLLVLGALYFAQGLPFGFFVQALPVVLRERGVSLSLIGLSSLLAMPWALKPLVAPLVDRARTRRAWIVPLQITSALLLALAALASPEASLPALFAIVALTNLAAAAQDIATDALAVDLLPADERGLGNGLQVAGYRVGMIAGGGVVLGAMAHIGWAPAMLALGATLAVATIPLLITHEPARTPAPPRPTITALREAASRPGALRWLRVLVLFKAGEALATAMARPMLVDRGLDAGDLAALLGGTGFAAGLAGALIGGALVPRLGRRRALAIFGALQIVGIAMWLVPATGVRSLVTLHVVVAIEHVFAGMATAALFTAMMDACRPAHAATDYALQASVVVLATGVASALGGVSAEHLGYVGHFVLAIVLAVIGLADVVRVPVARSPSFA
- the coaD gene encoding pantetheine-phosphate adenylyltransferase produces the protein MTIAVYAGTFDPLTEGHVSVVRQAVRLFAHVRVLVAVHPTKKPLFTADERVAMIREALAMMPTVSVAWTSSLVIDHARAIGATHLVRGLRDAADAAWETDLARQNRELAPDLSTIMLPAEAHLAKVSSSELKARAARGEDLEPWCPPSIASHLRARLAEVAR
- a CDS encoding MBL fold metallo-hydrolase, with the protein product MRLVPLGVGDAFSERWYSTSFAIESEGALILVDCPHPIRKMLREARETSGLDLRLERASAVVLTHLHADHASGLEGYGYFSHFALGTKARIVAHPAVIARAWDGHLAAGMERLETASGLRAMKFDDYFEHVPLDTTRAITIGPFEIECRGTHHHVPTTALRIRAGGRSLGLSADTSFDPKLIAWLAEADLVVHETNLGTHTPYESLAALDPALRAKMRLVHFPDSFDLGASNIECLEQGRTYEV
- a CDS encoding alkaline phosphatase D family protein; this translates as MRRRATLRTLGLATLAARTLGVAPMLGGCGDDEAPPRATITLGPWPVMPTARSIAIWCEAGVAPDDVEIVGVGTAPFVMIGEGLFLARVEGLMPDTEHRFVVRADVTHEGTFRTMPERDGLVRLAIGADIHPQSAPYVAFDRIRALSPHLYLGLGDQIYADIDPTGPALPTRESYEELYRRTWDDDALRACWANVPTLLVWDDHETWNDFDNTLDDERADVARDAYERMQRSRSPSDDAWTILEAGPASLFVLDTRSFRSPNVALDGPRKTMLGDAQLAALIAWLETSDAPLRVIASPTPLHRYADTGLDAWAHGFTFERDVILRAIEANDPSTVLIVSGDQHWPAVVELPLPGGGTVLELQCTPTAAFFRAAPIAETLGPDVLFVGRDQRGFGWLEIDGATSPPTISFAWIDELGTERFALVRP